From a single Maniola hyperantus chromosome 3, iAphHyp1.2, whole genome shotgun sequence genomic region:
- the LOC117996511 gene encoding zinc finger protein 845-like isoform X2, with amino-acid sequence MKFTKKDSLNLYVLNSHVMTDTGKKPFSCDICPFTTVSHETLKSHRSIHMGDKSVSCELCEFKCRQKGGLKAHMRTHSGEKPHQCNLCDRKFATKPTLTAHMMTHTREKPFCCDTCSFSTAHKDRLVSHIMTHTGEKPFSCKHCEFKCRTTGALERHIRTHTGLKPHYCNICNTKFAEKVALIGHMRTHTGEQPFSCNVCSFTTAHKSRLVTHIMTHTGENPYSCEQCEFKCKTKCGLKSHIRTHNRAYFCNICYVKFNQKEKLKSHKLSHTDDKPFCCDYCDFTCRTATLLICHIRTHTGEKPFPCHICPFTTAHRGRLTTHIRTHTGEKPYACKLCEFKCKTSSALKSHFKTHTGAKPFSCNHCTFKCSEKSRLKSHMNTHIVEKPYSCEQCEFKCKTTLYLKNHMKTHTGDKPFSCNICDFKCRVKYVLNVHARTHTGEKRFYCNICNGKFAYKSTLIGHMRSHTGEKPYSCDVCPFTTARSESLLKHRRIHTGEKPISCKLCEFKCLRSENLKSHMRTHSNEKPFSCKLCNYKSRFGTSLKAHIRTHTGNKPHHCKLCDKKFAQKTQLNCHMRTHTGEKPFSCDTCSFSTAHKDRLASHIMIHTGLKPFSCKYCKSKFRTASALTCHTRTHTGEKSHYCNICNMKFSEKYMLIFHMRTHTGEKPHSCEICPFTTAHQGRLVTHRRTHTGERPYPCEQCEYKCKTLSGLKCHIRTHTGEEPYHCNLCDKKFKHKRSLTFHMMRH; translated from the coding sequence ATGAAGTTTACAAAAAAAGATAGTTTAAATctctatgttttaaattcacATGTGATGACTGACACTGGCAAGAAACCTTTTTCTTGCGATATTTGTCCATTTACAACTGTAAGCCATGAGACTTTGAAAAGCCACAGGAGTATTCACATGGGAGATAAATCTGTTTCATGTGAGCTTTGTGAGTTTAAATGTAGGCAAAAAGGTGGTTTAAAAgctcacatgaggactcactcaGGAGAGAAACCGCATCAGTGTAACCTGTGTGATAGGAAATTTGCAACAAAACCTACTTTAACTGCTCATATGATGACTCATACGCGAGAAAAACCTTTCTGTTGTGACACTTGTTCATTTTCAACTGCACATAAAGATCGTTTAGTATCACATATTATGACTCACACGGGTGAAAAGCCTTTCTCTTGCAAGCATTGCGAGTTTAAATGTAGGACTACCGGCGCTTTAGAACGCCACATTAGGACTCACACTGGATTGAAACCTCACTATTGTAACATTTGTAATACGAAGTTTGCTGAAAAAGTTGCTTTAATTGGTCATATGAGGACTCACACCGGCGAGCAACCATTTTCTTGCAATGTTTGTTCATTTACAACTGCACATAAGAGTCGTTTAGTGACGCATATAATGACTCACACAGGTGAGAATCCTTACTCTTGCGAGCAGTGTGAGtttaaatgtaaaacaaaatgTGGTTTAAAATCTCACATTAGAACTCACAATAGAgcttatttttgtaatatttgctatgtaaaatttaatcaaaaagaaaaattaaagtcACACAAGTTGTCTCATACTGATGATAAACCCTTCTGTTGCGACTATTGCGATTTTACATGTCGAACCGCAACGCTTTTAATATGTCACATTAGGACTCACACTGGGGAGAAACCTTTTCCTTGCCACATTTGTCCATTTACTACTGCACATAGAGGTCGTTTAACGACGCATATtagaactcacactggcgagAAACCTTACGCATGCAAGCTTTGTGAGTTTAAATGTAAAACCAGTAGTGCTTTAAAATCTCATTTTAAGACTCACACTGGAGCTAAACCATTTTCTTGTAATCATTGTACGTTTAAATGTTCGGAAAAAAGTCGTCTAAAATCTCACATGAATACTCACATTGTTGAGAAACCTTACTCCTGCGAGCAGTGTGAGTTCAAATGTAAGACCactttgtatttaaaaaatcacatGAAGACTCACACAGGCGATAAACCATTCTCTTGCAACATTTGTGACTTTAAATGTAGGGTAAAATACGTTTTAAATGTTCATGCAAGGACTCACACGGGAGAGAAAcgtttttattgtaacatttgtaATGGAAAATTTGCATATAAATCGACTTTGATTGGTCATATGAGAAGTCACACTGGGGAGAAACCATATTCATGTGATGTTTGTCCATTTACAACTGCACGATCTGAGTCTCTGCTAAAACACAGGAGGAtacacactggtgaaaaacccaTTTCGTGTAAGCTTTGTGAGTTTAAATGTTTGCGTTCGGAGAATCTAAAATCCCATATGAGGACTCACAGTAATGAGAAACCTTTCTCTTGCAAGCTTTGCAATTATAAATCTAGGTTTGGAACTAGTTTAAAAGCTCATATAAGGACTCACACAGGAAATAAACCTCATCATTGTAAATTATGTGATAAGAAATTTGCTCAAAAGACACAGTTAAATTGTCATATGAGAACTCACACCGGAGAGAAGCCGTTTTCTTGCGACACTTGTTCATTTTCAACTGCTCATAAAGATCGCTTAGCATCACACATTATGATTCACACTGGTCTAAAACCTTTTTCTTGCAAGTATTGTAAATCGAAATTTAGAACTGCCAGCGCTTTAACATGCCACACcaggactcacactggtgagAAATCCCACTACTGTAACATTTGTAACATGAAATTTAGTGAAAAATATATGTTAATTTTTcatatgaggactcacactggggAGAAACCCCATTCTTGCGAAATTTGTCCTTTTACAACTGCACACCAAGGTCGTTTAGTAACGCACaggagaactcacactggtgagaGACCTTACCCTTGCGAGCAGTGTGAGTATAAATGTAAGACACTTAGCGGTTTAAAATGTCACATTAGGACTCACACCGGAGAAGAACCTTATCATTGCAACCTTTGTGATAAGAAATTTAAACATAAGAGATCATTAACTTTTCACATGATGCGTCACTAA